The following DNA comes from Lentibacillus sp. Marseille-P4043.
TTCAATTACTGGATTGGCGAGCAGCTTTTCACACATGTCGTTCACACGTTCTTCCGTGTCTTCATTATCTTCCACATGCAATTCCAGGTATTTCCCAACCCGTGCTTGCTCTACCTCTTGGTACCCTAGTGAGTTTAATGAATCTTGAATTGCCTTTCCTTGTGGGTCTAGCACACCTTGCTTTAGCGTAATAAACACAGTAACTTTTTTCATCGTATGCCCTCCAGTCGTTGTAAAATAACGTTGTAAACCGTAAGCAAATCACCTGTACCTTGACGAAATACATCTTTATCCATCTTTTCCTG
Coding sequences within:
- the purS gene encoding phosphoribosylformylglycinamidine synthase subunit PurS; the encoded protein is MKKVTVFITLKQGVLDPQGKAIQDSLNSLGYQEVEQARVGKYLELHVEDNEDTEERVNDMCEKLLANPVIEDYRFEVEEAVRL